The following are encoded together in the Streptomyces sp. NBC_01465 genome:
- a CDS encoding 3-hydroxybutyryl-CoA dehydrogenase, protein MTDSLTDITRVGVVGCGQMGAGIAEVCARSGLEVMVAETTGEALEIGRTRLHNSLSKAAERGKITEEERDATLARLSFTTDLGEFADRDLVIEAVVENEQVKTEIFQVLDQVMTRPDAILASNTSSIPLVKLAVATSRPDQVMGIHFFNPAPVQQLVELIPALTTSEETVKRSQTLVENVLGKHAIRAQDRSGFVVNALLIPYLLSAIRMFESGIASREDIDNGMEMGCAHPMGPLKLADLIGLDTVASVADSMYAEFKEPLYAAPPLLQRMVDAGRLGRKTGSGFYPYS, encoded by the coding sequence GTGACGGACTCGCTTACGGACATCACTCGCGTCGGAGTGGTGGGCTGTGGCCAGATGGGCGCGGGCATCGCGGAGGTGTGCGCCCGCAGCGGCCTCGAGGTGATGGTCGCCGAGACCACCGGCGAGGCCCTGGAGATCGGCCGCACCCGGCTGCACAACTCCCTCTCGAAGGCCGCCGAGCGCGGCAAGATCACCGAGGAGGAGCGTGACGCGACCCTGGCGCGCCTGAGCTTCACCACCGACCTCGGGGAGTTCGCCGACCGCGACCTCGTCATCGAGGCCGTCGTGGAGAACGAGCAGGTCAAGACCGAGATCTTCCAGGTCCTCGACCAGGTGATGACCCGCCCGGACGCGATCCTCGCCTCCAACACCTCCTCCATCCCGCTGGTGAAGCTGGCCGTCGCGACCTCCCGTCCCGACCAGGTCATGGGCATCCACTTCTTCAACCCGGCCCCGGTCCAGCAGCTCGTCGAGCTGATCCCGGCGCTGACCACCTCCGAGGAGACGGTCAAGCGCTCGCAGACGCTGGTGGAGAACGTGCTGGGCAAGCACGCGATCCGCGCGCAGGACCGTTCGGGCTTCGTGGTCAACGCGCTGCTCATTCCGTATCTGCTCTCCGCGATCCGGATGTTCGAGTCGGGCATCGCCAGCCGCGAGGACATCGACAACGGCATGGAGATGGGCTGCGCCCACCCGATGGGCCCGCTGAAGCTCGCGGACCTGATCGGTCTGGACACCGTGGCCTCGGTCGCGGATTCCATGTATGCCGAGTTCAAGGAGCCGCTGTACGCGGCTCCCCCGCTGTTGCAGCGCATGGTGGACGCGGGTCGGCTCGGCCGCAAGACCGGCTCTGGCTTCTACCCGTACTCCTGA
- a CDS encoding NUDIX hydrolase, with translation MQWTNLSEQTVYKNRWFRVNLADVELPDGRHLDHFVIRLRPVAVATVVNEANEVLMLWRHRFITNSWGWELAAGVVEDGEDIAVAAAREMEEETGWRPGPLHHLLTVEPSNGLTDARHHLYWSEQGTYIGHPEDDFESSRREWVPLKLVPDMIARGEVPAANMAAGLLMLHHLRLG, from the coding sequence GTGCAGTGGACGAACTTAAGCGAACAGACTGTGTACAAGAACCGCTGGTTCCGGGTGAACCTGGCGGACGTCGAACTCCCCGACGGCCGCCACCTCGACCACTTCGTCATACGGCTCCGCCCCGTCGCCGTGGCGACCGTCGTCAACGAGGCCAACGAGGTGCTGATGCTCTGGCGCCACCGCTTCATCACCAACAGCTGGGGCTGGGAGCTCGCGGCCGGAGTCGTCGAGGACGGTGAGGACATCGCGGTGGCCGCGGCCCGTGAGATGGAGGAGGAGACCGGCTGGAGGCCCGGCCCCCTCCACCATCTGCTCACCGTCGAGCCGTCCAACGGACTGACCGACGCCCGGCACCATCTCTACTGGTCGGAGCAGGGCACGTACATCGGTCATCCCGAGGACGACTTCGAGTCCTCGCGCCGCGAATGGGTCCCGCTCAAGCTGGTCCCGGACATGATCGCCCGAGGCGAGGTGCCGGCCGCCAACATGGCCGCCGGGCTGCTGATGCTTCACCATCTGCGGCTCGGCTGA